From Stigmatopora argus isolate UIUO_Sarg chromosome 14, RoL_Sarg_1.0, whole genome shotgun sequence, the proteins below share one genomic window:
- the LOC144088214 gene encoding somatostatin receptor type 2-like, with product MPVGSCNSTAAIMDSWIFPSSLPNETDFPPLNESDRRPGNVDRGFDGTAVITCLYFLVCGVGLCGNTLVIYVILRYAKMKTVTNIYILNLAVADVLFMLGLPFIAIQLAMVHWPFGPALCRVVMTVDSLNQFTSIFCLTVMSVDRYLAVVHPIRSTGWRKPRVAKTVNLAVWGASLLVNLPIVVYGGVVSKHDGCFCTIVWPEPQEAYYTAFMFYTFVLGFFLPLLVICLCYLLIVVKVKSSGLRVGSSSKRRRSERKVTRMVSVVVAVFVLCWLPFYVFNVTSVTGTLSTTPALRGTFAFVVVLGYANSCANPILYAFLSENFKKSFQNVLCLKKAGGLDDAERSDSRRDESRTMADATETQSTLLTGDLQTGI from the exons atgcCG GTAGGAAGTTGTAATTCCACCGCCGCCATCATGGACTCCTGGATCTTCCCGTCGAGCCTCCCCAACGAGACGGACTTCCCGCCGCTGAACGAATCGGACCGTCGGCCCGGGAACGTCGATCGTGGCTTCGACGGCACGGCGGTCATCACCTGCCTCTACTTCCTGGTGTGCGGCGTGGGCCTGTGCGGCAACACCTTGGTCATCTACGTGATCCTGCGCTACGCCAAGATGAAGACGGTCACCAACATCTACATCCTCAACCTGGCGGTGGCCGACGTGCTCTTCATGCTGGGCCTGCCCTTCATCGCCATCCAGTTGGCGATGGTCCACTGGCCCTTCGGGCCGGCGCTGTGCCGCGTGGTGATGACGGTGGACTCGCTCAACCAGTTCACCTCCATCTTCTGCCTGACGGTGATGAGCGTGGACCGCTACCTGGCCGTGGTGCACCCCATCCGCTCCACCGGCTGGCGCAAGCCCCGCGTGGCCAAGACGGTCAACCTGGCGGTGTGGGGGGCCTCGCTGCTGGTCAACCTGCCCATCGTGGTCTACGGCGGCGTGGTCAGCAAACACGACGGCTGCTTCTGCACCATCGTGTGGCCCGAGCCCCAGGAGGCCTACTACACGGCCTTCATGTTCTACACCTTCGTCCTGGGCTTCTTCCTGCCCCTGCTGGTCATCTGCCTGTGCTACCTGCTCATCGTGGTCAAGGTCAAGTCGTCGGGCCTCCGCGTGGGCTCTTCGTCCAAGCGCCGGCGCTCGGAGAGGAAGGTGACGCGCATGGTGTCGGTGGTGGTGGCCGTCTTCGTCCTGTGCTGGCTGCCCTTCTACGTCTTCAACGTGACCTCGGTGACGGGGACGCTGAGCACTACGCCGGCGCTGCGCGGCACCTTCGCCTTCGTGGTGGTGCTGGGCTACGCCAACAGCTGCGCCAACCCCATCCTCTACGCTTTCCTGTCGGAAAACTTCAAGAAGAGCTTCCAGAACGTGCTGTGTCTGAAGAAGGCCGGCGGGCTGGACGACGCCGAGCGCAGCGACAGCCGCCGGGACGAGTCGCGGACCATGGCCGACGCCACCGAGACGCAGAGTACCCTGCTGACCGGGGACCTGCAGACCGGTATCTGA
- the LOC144088212 gene encoding ubiquitin carboxyl-terminal hydrolase 22-like isoform X1, with amino-acid sequence MSPAGCSHVNGYKVDNWKQNLRVIYQCFVWSSTAETRRRKVLQGDAGWTELAKSCICHMCGAHLNRLHSCLYCVFFGCFSKKHIHEHAKSKRHNLAIDLLYGGVYCFVCQDYIYDKDMEQIAKEEQRKAWKLQGIGEKYTTWEPTKRELDLLRHNPKRRKITMNCTIGLRGLINLGNTCFMNCIVQALTHTPLLRDFFLSDRHKCEMQSNSCLVCEMSQLFQEFYSGHRSPHIPFRLLHLVWTHARHLAGYEQQDAHEFLIAALDVLHRHCKGDAMTPASLCWAGDNDNGKKASNPNHCNCIIDQIFTGGLQSDVTCQVCHGVSTTIDPFWDISLDLPGSSTPFWPLSPGGDGGTVNGESHLSGSTTLTDCLRRFTRPEHLGSSAKIKCGSCHSYQESTKQLTMKKLPIVACFHLKRFEHSAKLRRKITTYVSFPLELDMTPFMASSKESRMNGQYQQTVDVLNNDNKSRYSLFAVVNHQGTLESGHYTSFIRQHKDQWFKCDDAIITKASIQDVLDSEGYLLFYHKQFLEYE; translated from the exons ATGAGTCCGGCCGGGTGCTCCCATGTGAACGGTTATAAGGTGGACAACTGGAAGCAAAACCTCCGCGTCATCTACCAATGCTTTGTTTGGAGTAGCACTGCCGAAACCAGGAGACGAaag GTGCTTCAGGGTGATGCGGGATGGACGGAGCTG GCCAAGTCGTGTATCTGTCACATGTGCGGTGCCCACCTGAACAGACTGCATTCTTGTCTCTACTGTGTCTTTTTCGGCTGTTTTAGCAAGAAACACATCCACGAGCACGCCAAGAGCAAGAGGCACAATTTAG CGATAGATTTATTATACGGCGGAGTGTATTGTTTTGTGTGTCAAGACTACATCTACGACAAAGATATGGAGCAGATTGCCAAAGAGGAACAGAGGAAAGCCTGGAAATTACAAG GCATAGGAGAGAAATACACCACGTGGGAGCCCACCAAGCGAGAGCTGGATTTATTACGACACAATCCAAAGCGGAGAAAAATCACAATGAACTGCACCATAG GTTTACGAGGGTTAATAAATCTGGGCAACACGTGTTTCATGAACTGCATCGTGCAAGCCCTCACGCACACGCCGCTGCTGCGGGACTTCTTCCTGTCCGACAGGCACAAGTGCGAGATGCAATCCAACTCCTGTCTGGTGTGCGAGATGTCGCAGCTCTTCCAGGAg TTTTACTCGGGCCACCGTTCGCCTCACATTCCTTTCCGGCTGCTGCACCTGGTGTGGACGCACGCACGTCACCTGGCCGGCTACGAGCAGCAGGACGCCCACGAGTTCCTCATCGCCGCCTTGGACGTTTTGCACCGGCACTGCAAAGGAGACGCCATGA CTCCCGCCTCTCTGTGCTGGGCAGGAGACAACGACAACGGGAAGAAGGCCAGCAATCCCAACCACTGTAACTGCATCATCGACCAAATTTTTACCGGGGGGCTCCAGTCCGACGTTACCTGTCAGGTTTGCCA CGGCGTTTCCACGACGATAGATCCCTTCTGGGACATCAGTCTGGACCTGCCCGGATCGTCCACCCCGTTCTGGCCGCTCAGTCCCGGAGGCGACGGCGGCACGGTCAACGGAGAAAGCCACCTGTCGGGGTCCACCACGCTCACAGATTGCCTGCGCAG GTTTACGCGACCCGAGCATCTGGGAAGTAGTGCCAAAATCAAATGTGGCAGTTGCCATAGTTACCAGGAGTCCACCAAACAGCTGACCATGAAGAAGCTGCCCATTGTGGCGTGTTTCCACCTCAAA CGGTTCGAGCACTCCGCCAAACTGCGGCGGAAGATCACGACGTACGTTTCCTTCCCTCTCGAATTGGACATGACGCCCTTCATGGCATCCAG CAAAGAGAGCAGAATGAACGGGCAGTATCAACAAACCGTGGACGTCTTAAACAATGACAATAAGT CCAGGTATTCCTTGTTCGCGGTGGTCAACCACCAGGGAACGTTAGAGAGCGGCCACTACACCAGCTTCATCCGCCAGCACAAGGACCAGTGGTTCAAATGCGATGACGCCATCATCACCAAGGCCAGCATTCAGGATGTGCTTGATAGCGAAGG GTATCTCTTATTCTACCACAAGCAGTTCCTGGAGTACGAGTAA
- the LOC144088212 gene encoding ubiquitin carboxyl-terminal hydrolase 22-like isoform X5 → MSPAGCSHVNGYKVDNWKQNLRVIYQCFVWSSTAETRRRKAKSCICHMCGAHLNRLHSCLYCVFFGCFSKKHIHEHAKSKRHNLAIDLLYGGVYCFVCQDYIYDKDMEQIAKEEQRKAWKLQGIGEKYTTWEPTKRELDLLRHNPKRRKITMNCTIGLRGLINLGNTCFMNCIVQALTHTPLLRDFFLSDRHKCEMQSNSCLVCEMSQLFQEFYSGHRSPHIPFRLLHLVWTHARHLAGYEQQDAHEFLIAALDVLHRHCKGDAMTPASLCWAGDNDNGKKASNPNHCNCIIDQIFTGGLQSDVTCQVCHGVSTTIDPFWDISLDLPGSSTPFWPLSPGGDGGTVNGESHLSGSTTLTDCLRRFTRPEHLGSSAKIKCGSCHSYQESTKQLTMKKLPIVACFHLKRFEHSAKLRRKITTYVSFPLELDMTPFMASSKESRMNGQYQQTVDVLNNDNKSRYSLFAVVNHQGTLESGHYTSFIRQHKDQWFKCDDAIITKASIQDVLDSEGYLLFYHKQFLEYE, encoded by the exons ATGAGTCCGGCCGGGTGCTCCCATGTGAACGGTTATAAGGTGGACAACTGGAAGCAAAACCTCCGCGTCATCTACCAATGCTTTGTTTGGAGTAGCACTGCCGAAACCAGGAGACGAaag GCCAAGTCGTGTATCTGTCACATGTGCGGTGCCCACCTGAACAGACTGCATTCTTGTCTCTACTGTGTCTTTTTCGGCTGTTTTAGCAAGAAACACATCCACGAGCACGCCAAGAGCAAGAGGCACAATTTAG CGATAGATTTATTATACGGCGGAGTGTATTGTTTTGTGTGTCAAGACTACATCTACGACAAAGATATGGAGCAGATTGCCAAAGAGGAACAGAGGAAAGCCTGGAAATTACAAG GCATAGGAGAGAAATACACCACGTGGGAGCCCACCAAGCGAGAGCTGGATTTATTACGACACAATCCAAAGCGGAGAAAAATCACAATGAACTGCACCATAG GTTTACGAGGGTTAATAAATCTGGGCAACACGTGTTTCATGAACTGCATCGTGCAAGCCCTCACGCACACGCCGCTGCTGCGGGACTTCTTCCTGTCCGACAGGCACAAGTGCGAGATGCAATCCAACTCCTGTCTGGTGTGCGAGATGTCGCAGCTCTTCCAGGAg TTTTACTCGGGCCACCGTTCGCCTCACATTCCTTTCCGGCTGCTGCACCTGGTGTGGACGCACGCACGTCACCTGGCCGGCTACGAGCAGCAGGACGCCCACGAGTTCCTCATCGCCGCCTTGGACGTTTTGCACCGGCACTGCAAAGGAGACGCCATGA CTCCCGCCTCTCTGTGCTGGGCAGGAGACAACGACAACGGGAAGAAGGCCAGCAATCCCAACCACTGTAACTGCATCATCGACCAAATTTTTACCGGGGGGCTCCAGTCCGACGTTACCTGTCAGGTTTGCCA CGGCGTTTCCACGACGATAGATCCCTTCTGGGACATCAGTCTGGACCTGCCCGGATCGTCCACCCCGTTCTGGCCGCTCAGTCCCGGAGGCGACGGCGGCACGGTCAACGGAGAAAGCCACCTGTCGGGGTCCACCACGCTCACAGATTGCCTGCGCAG GTTTACGCGACCCGAGCATCTGGGAAGTAGTGCCAAAATCAAATGTGGCAGTTGCCATAGTTACCAGGAGTCCACCAAACAGCTGACCATGAAGAAGCTGCCCATTGTGGCGTGTTTCCACCTCAAA CGGTTCGAGCACTCCGCCAAACTGCGGCGGAAGATCACGACGTACGTTTCCTTCCCTCTCGAATTGGACATGACGCCCTTCATGGCATCCAG CAAAGAGAGCAGAATGAACGGGCAGTATCAACAAACCGTGGACGTCTTAAACAATGACAATAAGT CCAGGTATTCCTTGTTCGCGGTGGTCAACCACCAGGGAACGTTAGAGAGCGGCCACTACACCAGCTTCATCCGCCAGCACAAGGACCAGTGGTTCAAATGCGATGACGCCATCATCACCAAGGCCAGCATTCAGGATGTGCTTGATAGCGAAGG GTATCTCTTATTCTACCACAAGCAGTTCCTGGAGTACGAGTAA
- the LOC144088212 gene encoding ubiquitin carboxyl-terminal hydrolase 22-like isoform X3 encodes MSPAGCSHVNGYKVDNWKQNLRVIYQCFVWSSTAETRRRKVLQGDAGWTELAKSCICHMCGAHLNRLHSCLYCVFFGCFSKKHIHEHAKSKRHNLAIDLLYGGVYCFVCQDYIYDKDMEQIAKEEQRKAWKLQGIGEKYTTWEPTKRELDLLRHNPKRRKITMNCTIGLRGLINLGNTCFMNCIVQALTHTPLLRDFFLSDRHKCEMQSNSCLVCEMSQLFQEFYSGHRSPHIPFRLLHLVWTHARHLAGYEQQDAHEFLIAALDVLHRHCKGDAMRDNDNGKKASNPNHCNCIIDQIFTGGLQSDVTCQVCHGVSTTIDPFWDISLDLPGSSTPFWPLSPGGDGGTVNGESHLSGSTTLTDCLRRFTRPEHLGSSAKIKCGSCHSYQESTKQLTMKKLPIVACFHLKRFEHSAKLRRKITTYVSFPLELDMTPFMASSKESRMNGQYQQTVDVLNNDNKSRYSLFAVVNHQGTLESGHYTSFIRQHKDQWFKCDDAIITKASIQDVLDSEGYLLFYHKQFLEYE; translated from the exons ATGAGTCCGGCCGGGTGCTCCCATGTGAACGGTTATAAGGTGGACAACTGGAAGCAAAACCTCCGCGTCATCTACCAATGCTTTGTTTGGAGTAGCACTGCCGAAACCAGGAGACGAaag GTGCTTCAGGGTGATGCGGGATGGACGGAGCTG GCCAAGTCGTGTATCTGTCACATGTGCGGTGCCCACCTGAACAGACTGCATTCTTGTCTCTACTGTGTCTTTTTCGGCTGTTTTAGCAAGAAACACATCCACGAGCACGCCAAGAGCAAGAGGCACAATTTAG CGATAGATTTATTATACGGCGGAGTGTATTGTTTTGTGTGTCAAGACTACATCTACGACAAAGATATGGAGCAGATTGCCAAAGAGGAACAGAGGAAAGCCTGGAAATTACAAG GCATAGGAGAGAAATACACCACGTGGGAGCCCACCAAGCGAGAGCTGGATTTATTACGACACAATCCAAAGCGGAGAAAAATCACAATGAACTGCACCATAG GTTTACGAGGGTTAATAAATCTGGGCAACACGTGTTTCATGAACTGCATCGTGCAAGCCCTCACGCACACGCCGCTGCTGCGGGACTTCTTCCTGTCCGACAGGCACAAGTGCGAGATGCAATCCAACTCCTGTCTGGTGTGCGAGATGTCGCAGCTCTTCCAGGAg TTTTACTCGGGCCACCGTTCGCCTCACATTCCTTTCCGGCTGCTGCACCTGGTGTGGACGCACGCACGTCACCTGGCCGGCTACGAGCAGCAGGACGCCCACGAGTTCCTCATCGCCGCCTTGGACGTTTTGCACCGGCACTGCAAAGGAGACGCCATGA GAGACAACGACAACGGGAAGAAGGCCAGCAATCCCAACCACTGTAACTGCATCATCGACCAAATTTTTACCGGGGGGCTCCAGTCCGACGTTACCTGTCAGGTTTGCCA CGGCGTTTCCACGACGATAGATCCCTTCTGGGACATCAGTCTGGACCTGCCCGGATCGTCCACCCCGTTCTGGCCGCTCAGTCCCGGAGGCGACGGCGGCACGGTCAACGGAGAAAGCCACCTGTCGGGGTCCACCACGCTCACAGATTGCCTGCGCAG GTTTACGCGACCCGAGCATCTGGGAAGTAGTGCCAAAATCAAATGTGGCAGTTGCCATAGTTACCAGGAGTCCACCAAACAGCTGACCATGAAGAAGCTGCCCATTGTGGCGTGTTTCCACCTCAAA CGGTTCGAGCACTCCGCCAAACTGCGGCGGAAGATCACGACGTACGTTTCCTTCCCTCTCGAATTGGACATGACGCCCTTCATGGCATCCAG CAAAGAGAGCAGAATGAACGGGCAGTATCAACAAACCGTGGACGTCTTAAACAATGACAATAAGT CCAGGTATTCCTTGTTCGCGGTGGTCAACCACCAGGGAACGTTAGAGAGCGGCCACTACACCAGCTTCATCCGCCAGCACAAGGACCAGTGGTTCAAATGCGATGACGCCATCATCACCAAGGCCAGCATTCAGGATGTGCTTGATAGCGAAGG GTATCTCTTATTCTACCACAAGCAGTTCCTGGAGTACGAGTAA
- the LOC144088212 gene encoding ubiquitin carboxyl-terminal hydrolase 22-like isoform X2, whose translation MSPAGCSHVNGYKVDNWKQNLRVIYQCFVWSSTAETRRRKVLQGDAGWTELAKSCICHMCGAHLNRLHSCLYCVFFGCFSKKHIHEHAKSKRHNLAIDLLYGGVYCFVCQDYIYDKDMEQIAKEEQRKAWKLQGIGEKYTTWEPTKRELDLLRHNPKRRKITMNCTIGLRGLINLGNTCFMNCIVQALTHTPLLRDFFLSDRHKCEMQSNSCLVCEMSQLFQEFYSGHRSPHIPFRLLHLVWTHARHLAGYEQQDAHEFLIAALDVLHRHCKGDAMTPASLCWAGDNDNGKKASNPNHCNCIIDQIFTGGLQSDVTCQVCHGVSTTIDPFWDISLDLPGSSTPFWPLSPGGDGGTVNGESHLSGSTTLTDCLRRFTRPEHLGSSAKIKCGSCHSYQESTKQLTMKKLPIVACFHLKRFEHSAKLRRKITTYVSFPLELDMTPFMASSKESRMNGQYQQTVDVLNNDNKYSLFAVVNHQGTLESGHYTSFIRQHKDQWFKCDDAIITKASIQDVLDSEGYLLFYHKQFLEYE comes from the exons ATGAGTCCGGCCGGGTGCTCCCATGTGAACGGTTATAAGGTGGACAACTGGAAGCAAAACCTCCGCGTCATCTACCAATGCTTTGTTTGGAGTAGCACTGCCGAAACCAGGAGACGAaag GTGCTTCAGGGTGATGCGGGATGGACGGAGCTG GCCAAGTCGTGTATCTGTCACATGTGCGGTGCCCACCTGAACAGACTGCATTCTTGTCTCTACTGTGTCTTTTTCGGCTGTTTTAGCAAGAAACACATCCACGAGCACGCCAAGAGCAAGAGGCACAATTTAG CGATAGATTTATTATACGGCGGAGTGTATTGTTTTGTGTGTCAAGACTACATCTACGACAAAGATATGGAGCAGATTGCCAAAGAGGAACAGAGGAAAGCCTGGAAATTACAAG GCATAGGAGAGAAATACACCACGTGGGAGCCCACCAAGCGAGAGCTGGATTTATTACGACACAATCCAAAGCGGAGAAAAATCACAATGAACTGCACCATAG GTTTACGAGGGTTAATAAATCTGGGCAACACGTGTTTCATGAACTGCATCGTGCAAGCCCTCACGCACACGCCGCTGCTGCGGGACTTCTTCCTGTCCGACAGGCACAAGTGCGAGATGCAATCCAACTCCTGTCTGGTGTGCGAGATGTCGCAGCTCTTCCAGGAg TTTTACTCGGGCCACCGTTCGCCTCACATTCCTTTCCGGCTGCTGCACCTGGTGTGGACGCACGCACGTCACCTGGCCGGCTACGAGCAGCAGGACGCCCACGAGTTCCTCATCGCCGCCTTGGACGTTTTGCACCGGCACTGCAAAGGAGACGCCATGA CTCCCGCCTCTCTGTGCTGGGCAGGAGACAACGACAACGGGAAGAAGGCCAGCAATCCCAACCACTGTAACTGCATCATCGACCAAATTTTTACCGGGGGGCTCCAGTCCGACGTTACCTGTCAGGTTTGCCA CGGCGTTTCCACGACGATAGATCCCTTCTGGGACATCAGTCTGGACCTGCCCGGATCGTCCACCCCGTTCTGGCCGCTCAGTCCCGGAGGCGACGGCGGCACGGTCAACGGAGAAAGCCACCTGTCGGGGTCCACCACGCTCACAGATTGCCTGCGCAG GTTTACGCGACCCGAGCATCTGGGAAGTAGTGCCAAAATCAAATGTGGCAGTTGCCATAGTTACCAGGAGTCCACCAAACAGCTGACCATGAAGAAGCTGCCCATTGTGGCGTGTTTCCACCTCAAA CGGTTCGAGCACTCCGCCAAACTGCGGCGGAAGATCACGACGTACGTTTCCTTCCCTCTCGAATTGGACATGACGCCCTTCATGGCATCCAG CAAAGAGAGCAGAATGAACGGGCAGTATCAACAAACCGTGGACGTCTTAAACAATGACAATAA GTATTCCTTGTTCGCGGTGGTCAACCACCAGGGAACGTTAGAGAGCGGCCACTACACCAGCTTCATCCGCCAGCACAAGGACCAGTGGTTCAAATGCGATGACGCCATCATCACCAAGGCCAGCATTCAGGATGTGCTTGATAGCGAAGG GTATCTCTTATTCTACCACAAGCAGTTCCTGGAGTACGAGTAA
- the LOC144088212 gene encoding ubiquitin carboxyl-terminal hydrolase 22-like isoform X6, which translates to MSPAGCSHVNGYKVDNWKQNLRVIYQCFVWSSTAETRRRKAKSCICHMCGAHLNRLHSCLYCVFFGCFSKKHIHEHAKSKRHNLAIDLLYGGVYCFVCQDYIYDKDMEQIAKEEQRKAWKLQGIGEKYTTWEPTKRELDLLRHNPKRRKITMNCTIGLRGLINLGNTCFMNCIVQALTHTPLLRDFFLSDRHKCEMQSNSCLVCEMSQLFQEFYSGHRSPHIPFRLLHLVWTHARHLAGYEQQDAHEFLIAALDVLHRHCKGDAMTPASLCWAGDNDNGKKASNPNHCNCIIDQIFTGGLQSDVTCQVCHGVSTTIDPFWDISLDLPGSSTPFWPLSPGGDGGTVNGESHLSGSTTLTDCLRRFTRPEHLGSSAKIKCGSCHSYQESTKQLTMKKLPIVACFHLKRFEHSAKLRRKITTYVSFPLELDMTPFMASSKESRMNGQYQQTVDVLNNDNKYSLFAVVNHQGTLESGHYTSFIRQHKDQWFKCDDAIITKASIQDVLDSEGYLLFYHKQFLEYE; encoded by the exons ATGAGTCCGGCCGGGTGCTCCCATGTGAACGGTTATAAGGTGGACAACTGGAAGCAAAACCTCCGCGTCATCTACCAATGCTTTGTTTGGAGTAGCACTGCCGAAACCAGGAGACGAaag GCCAAGTCGTGTATCTGTCACATGTGCGGTGCCCACCTGAACAGACTGCATTCTTGTCTCTACTGTGTCTTTTTCGGCTGTTTTAGCAAGAAACACATCCACGAGCACGCCAAGAGCAAGAGGCACAATTTAG CGATAGATTTATTATACGGCGGAGTGTATTGTTTTGTGTGTCAAGACTACATCTACGACAAAGATATGGAGCAGATTGCCAAAGAGGAACAGAGGAAAGCCTGGAAATTACAAG GCATAGGAGAGAAATACACCACGTGGGAGCCCACCAAGCGAGAGCTGGATTTATTACGACACAATCCAAAGCGGAGAAAAATCACAATGAACTGCACCATAG GTTTACGAGGGTTAATAAATCTGGGCAACACGTGTTTCATGAACTGCATCGTGCAAGCCCTCACGCACACGCCGCTGCTGCGGGACTTCTTCCTGTCCGACAGGCACAAGTGCGAGATGCAATCCAACTCCTGTCTGGTGTGCGAGATGTCGCAGCTCTTCCAGGAg TTTTACTCGGGCCACCGTTCGCCTCACATTCCTTTCCGGCTGCTGCACCTGGTGTGGACGCACGCACGTCACCTGGCCGGCTACGAGCAGCAGGACGCCCACGAGTTCCTCATCGCCGCCTTGGACGTTTTGCACCGGCACTGCAAAGGAGACGCCATGA CTCCCGCCTCTCTGTGCTGGGCAGGAGACAACGACAACGGGAAGAAGGCCAGCAATCCCAACCACTGTAACTGCATCATCGACCAAATTTTTACCGGGGGGCTCCAGTCCGACGTTACCTGTCAGGTTTGCCA CGGCGTTTCCACGACGATAGATCCCTTCTGGGACATCAGTCTGGACCTGCCCGGATCGTCCACCCCGTTCTGGCCGCTCAGTCCCGGAGGCGACGGCGGCACGGTCAACGGAGAAAGCCACCTGTCGGGGTCCACCACGCTCACAGATTGCCTGCGCAG GTTTACGCGACCCGAGCATCTGGGAAGTAGTGCCAAAATCAAATGTGGCAGTTGCCATAGTTACCAGGAGTCCACCAAACAGCTGACCATGAAGAAGCTGCCCATTGTGGCGTGTTTCCACCTCAAA CGGTTCGAGCACTCCGCCAAACTGCGGCGGAAGATCACGACGTACGTTTCCTTCCCTCTCGAATTGGACATGACGCCCTTCATGGCATCCAG CAAAGAGAGCAGAATGAACGGGCAGTATCAACAAACCGTGGACGTCTTAAACAATGACAATAA GTATTCCTTGTTCGCGGTGGTCAACCACCAGGGAACGTTAGAGAGCGGCCACTACACCAGCTTCATCCGCCAGCACAAGGACCAGTGGTTCAAATGCGATGACGCCATCATCACCAAGGCCAGCATTCAGGATGTGCTTGATAGCGAAGG GTATCTCTTATTCTACCACAAGCAGTTCCTGGAGTACGAGTAA
- the LOC144088212 gene encoding ubiquitin carboxyl-terminal hydrolase 22-like isoform X4: MSPAGCSHVNGYKVDNWKQNLRVIYQCFVWSSTAETRRRKVLQGDAGWTELAKSCICHMCGAHLNRLHSCLYCVFFGCFSKKHIHEHAKSKRHNLAIDLLYGGVYCFVCQDYIYDKDMEQIAKEEQRKAWKLQGIGEKYTTWEPTKRELDLLRHNPKRRKITMNCTIGLRGLINLGNTCFMNCIVQALTHTPLLRDFFLSDRHKCEMQSNSCLVCEMSQLFQEFYSGHRSPHIPFRLLHLVWTHARHLAGYEQQDAHEFLIAALDVLHRHCKGDAMRDNDNGKKASNPNHCNCIIDQIFTGGLQSDVTCQVCHGVSTTIDPFWDISLDLPGSSTPFWPLSPGGDGGTVNGESHLSGSTTLTDCLRRFTRPEHLGSSAKIKCGSCHSYQESTKQLTMKKLPIVACFHLKRFEHSAKLRRKITTYVSFPLELDMTPFMASSKESRMNGQYQQTVDVLNNDNKYSLFAVVNHQGTLESGHYTSFIRQHKDQWFKCDDAIITKASIQDVLDSEGYLLFYHKQFLEYE, from the exons ATGAGTCCGGCCGGGTGCTCCCATGTGAACGGTTATAAGGTGGACAACTGGAAGCAAAACCTCCGCGTCATCTACCAATGCTTTGTTTGGAGTAGCACTGCCGAAACCAGGAGACGAaag GTGCTTCAGGGTGATGCGGGATGGACGGAGCTG GCCAAGTCGTGTATCTGTCACATGTGCGGTGCCCACCTGAACAGACTGCATTCTTGTCTCTACTGTGTCTTTTTCGGCTGTTTTAGCAAGAAACACATCCACGAGCACGCCAAGAGCAAGAGGCACAATTTAG CGATAGATTTATTATACGGCGGAGTGTATTGTTTTGTGTGTCAAGACTACATCTACGACAAAGATATGGAGCAGATTGCCAAAGAGGAACAGAGGAAAGCCTGGAAATTACAAG GCATAGGAGAGAAATACACCACGTGGGAGCCCACCAAGCGAGAGCTGGATTTATTACGACACAATCCAAAGCGGAGAAAAATCACAATGAACTGCACCATAG GTTTACGAGGGTTAATAAATCTGGGCAACACGTGTTTCATGAACTGCATCGTGCAAGCCCTCACGCACACGCCGCTGCTGCGGGACTTCTTCCTGTCCGACAGGCACAAGTGCGAGATGCAATCCAACTCCTGTCTGGTGTGCGAGATGTCGCAGCTCTTCCAGGAg TTTTACTCGGGCCACCGTTCGCCTCACATTCCTTTCCGGCTGCTGCACCTGGTGTGGACGCACGCACGTCACCTGGCCGGCTACGAGCAGCAGGACGCCCACGAGTTCCTCATCGCCGCCTTGGACGTTTTGCACCGGCACTGCAAAGGAGACGCCATGA GAGACAACGACAACGGGAAGAAGGCCAGCAATCCCAACCACTGTAACTGCATCATCGACCAAATTTTTACCGGGGGGCTCCAGTCCGACGTTACCTGTCAGGTTTGCCA CGGCGTTTCCACGACGATAGATCCCTTCTGGGACATCAGTCTGGACCTGCCCGGATCGTCCACCCCGTTCTGGCCGCTCAGTCCCGGAGGCGACGGCGGCACGGTCAACGGAGAAAGCCACCTGTCGGGGTCCACCACGCTCACAGATTGCCTGCGCAG GTTTACGCGACCCGAGCATCTGGGAAGTAGTGCCAAAATCAAATGTGGCAGTTGCCATAGTTACCAGGAGTCCACCAAACAGCTGACCATGAAGAAGCTGCCCATTGTGGCGTGTTTCCACCTCAAA CGGTTCGAGCACTCCGCCAAACTGCGGCGGAAGATCACGACGTACGTTTCCTTCCCTCTCGAATTGGACATGACGCCCTTCATGGCATCCAG CAAAGAGAGCAGAATGAACGGGCAGTATCAACAAACCGTGGACGTCTTAAACAATGACAATAA GTATTCCTTGTTCGCGGTGGTCAACCACCAGGGAACGTTAGAGAGCGGCCACTACACCAGCTTCATCCGCCAGCACAAGGACCAGTGGTTCAAATGCGATGACGCCATCATCACCAAGGCCAGCATTCAGGATGTGCTTGATAGCGAAGG GTATCTCTTATTCTACCACAAGCAGTTCCTGGAGTACGAGTAA